The genomic stretch CTTCCCCTGTAAgccttggttttcctttttcaaatggCCACAATAATTGACTGTCTTCCTTACATTCTTGGACAACAAGTGCACAGGGTAAGTGGGTGACTGGAGAGCTTGTCATACAGGGTAATCAAGAAATATCACATGGCTTAATCTCACACCCTTCCTCCTGATTCCCTGGGAAGTTAAACACCAGCCCCTTGAAGCAGATGTTACAGGGATATTGGAACAAGTattctctctatttttttgttGGATTTTGTGCACCATTTATGGTTAATTGTTCTATCTGGTAGGTCTTGTGTATAACAAAGCAGTCCAAGAAGGCAATACTGTAAAACAGCAATTCCTTACTTTGTTCACAATGCTGTAGGCAATTTCTGGTGGTCTCTAATGAGAACTTTTCCTGTCATCCTTGGCTTGGCTTCCTTATTCATCTCTGGCAACAGTTCTGTTGTCTGCCCAGCTATGCTTGTGGTTGAATGGTCCGTGATGGTCTCTCACATTTATTGAGTGACATGGTTTATGATTGCTGGGGTGAGTGGGATGAAATGGCCCTGGGTCTGTCACGGTTCAGGCAGCTTAAGCTGCTTCACATTACTCTCAAGGTGCTTGAAGCACTAAAACCCAGGCAAATCCCCCAGGACAAGCACTTTCAAGTCGGCTTGCTTCATGTTTGCTCTTGTCAAACTGGATGAAGTGAGTTACAAGCCAAAGGCCAGAGACAAGGACAAAGGCAGAGGGACACCTCCCAGTTGTTATCAGTGACTACCACAGAGATCTGTGACCTGTCCTATtgtcataagaaaacaaaaaacttaaatttcAACAAGTTACACCTTGCAAGGCTTTTCTCTTCAAAATGACCattgtatttctttataaataataGTTAACATTTCCTTAGTCCTCTGAGTGAATAACACAattgttttatgaaattctggAAAGAGCACATCTGAAACTTGGTCATTTGGGTGGAAGGTGGAATGTTCTCTCTTAGAAATCGGTGCCTTTACAGTGGATCAGGTCACCACAGAGTCTTTTTGCTTACTTTTGCTGCCACTAACCTTCTTCACCCTGTTCTTGCCTTTCCTGTCACCATTTTCCTGAGATCTTTTTCTTCTCATACAGGCCAAGTGTTGAACGTCTGTATTTAGGCTCAACTGTCTTTGCACAAGCCAAGTCATCATGAATGATAATAAAGCCAGTTTCTCTTGCCACCACCAAAATGGATTCTGACTGTGATGACGATGAAAACATCTGATGTAGTCCTTCACATTTTGCCTAGGTTtccccaaatttctttctttattagtGTTGCCTTTCTAgagggaaggacatcaaaggccaTTCATTTCTTCTATAGTAGACAGATAGTCATGGGATGAACATTCAGGTCTGGTCAGTTACTGTGCCATTCTTGATGGTGGAGACCCTCAAGCATCCAGGAGGCAAGAATTCCTTGGCTTTGGTTTAATCAGAGAATTGTGATCTCCTAAGCtagccacagatgccagcccaatCTACTAGCTTCACACCTGTTCCTTCTGCTATTCAGATGTCAGAGAATAACTTTTGACAGTGTCTACTATCATTAATCCTAAACTAACTTTTTTAGGACTgcttgaaattttttatttgctttggggTAGTTGATACTGCCCATTTGAATGTCTCTGTTGCAACAGTCTTTTCCATGTGATAAAACTCACTACACAGGAAAGCCACAGTTCTTGTAAATACTGACATTTCATTATTTAGTTAGTAGAAAATAAAAGTCTACATTTTTCTGAGGTTTGCCTAAGAGTATATCACCCACAAATCAAATCACATTAATCTTTTAACCAGAATGGTAGACTTTGATCTCTCATAATCTCCTTTCACCAGTTCAGACCTTCTTAAGAAACACTTAGCAATATTGGTTGTAATGTGCATATTTATCAGCACCCTGATGGTTATATGCTTTTACCTAATTGTTTAACAGAAATTCTGAGAGTATATACACTGAGGAAGGTGGCTTGATAGCTCTCTTCTCCTAGTTGGTCTTTAATAGCAGGGTGATCCCCTCCAAAGATCTTTGAGCATTCTTTCCTACTTTCCATATCTTCAATAGCAATAGTATCTCTATAAAAGCCAGTGTCTCCACCTGCATCTGACCATACTCTCCCCAAATGACCAGGTCTTGGGCACTGCACAGACATCAACAGTAATTTACAAAAGTCAGTCGTATCCTGCCCAAGATAGCTCAGGCAATTGCTACCCTTGAGAAAAGGatcatattcattcattttctggTTTAACTGGGATGGAAAAATATGTTGCTGTGTTGGTACTTGAAATCTGCACTGTGTGTGGCACAGCAACCTCTCAAGTTTTCTGAGTTCACTTCCCTTTGATGGAATGGTTTTTCTTTCCAAAGCAGGGTTCTATACATTTCAACCCAACCCAGGGCCCACTTGATACCAGCTGAGTGCTGGTAAGAGATATATTCCAAAAATGATGGAGGTGTCCCCAGAAATCTAAAAGTCTAAAGCagagaaggaatgagagaaaccttagagaaaataaaagagcaTGGTTAAAGTTTTGTGTCAATTTTGGACTCTGGGATGCTACTTCTCTGGCTAGAGGTCAGTGTGAACAAAGCACACTGAACTTTGCAATCTCCAAATGAAAAGCACTGGGCCAGGGCAATGGCTCACTAGGGAAAGTGCTTGGGGCTCAAgagtaaggacctgagttctgatccccaacacccacataaggGCCAGGCTGCAGTCCCAGTGCTAGAGAGACTCTAGAAACTGAGACCCCGACTTCCTGGGGCTTTCTGACTATTGCAGCTCAATTGGGGAATATCCTGTCCACAAAGTCATAATGGTGGGAGTGCAATGGAAGCAGTAGAGGAAGGTATTTTTTCCCACTGTGGGCCTAGACACCTGTTCagagagtgacacacacacacacacacacacacacacacacacacacacacacacacacacacacaccacacacacacacacacccccgcaCACAGTTTCAAGAATCACCAAACCCCTGGAAGCTCATCTGTGAGCAGGCCAGGAAAGGGTGCAGTGTGTGAGGATGGAGGCTCTTGACAGGGAATCCAAGAATTTGTGGGGGTGCTGCTCCAGAAACATTTTGCAGTGGGGTTGAAATGTGGGGTCCCCAGGTTCAATGACTGGGAATCTGAGGACCAGAGAGGCTAAGCACAAGGGGAACAGGGGCTGTGTGCAAGTGTTTCAGGCAAGGGCTGAGCCAAGATGGTTGACAAGCCGCAGAAGAGAACCTGTTGAAGAAAGCAAGCTGCATGTGACTCAGCAAAGATTATTCTGGCAAGACTGCCATTGGTCATTGTGGCGACACCGGCCTTCTGCCTAGAAATAAGGCAGTGCTGTTCATGATGGGAGAGGACTATGAAGCAGCCCTCGACCCTGCTGCTTGTGCCTTTGTTGGGGAGGCCCGGGCCCCCCGCTGCTGCCATGTCTGGCCAAGACTCATACATGGTGGTGAGGACCCTGCGCAATGTCACAATGGGGTGCACCTCCCCAGCGCAGTGGGAGCCAGAAGCTTCCCAGTCAGAGCGGTGCAGGGCGTCTGCGCAGTGAGCCCCAGGCACCCCGTGTTGCCACAGTCTGGAGACCCCCGCCTCCGCCTCTCGCCCTTCGCTAAACGCTCGCGCACGCGCACCCGgccacgcgcgcgcacgcgcctCACCTCGCTCAACCCCTGCCTGGGCCGCAAGCTGCAGAACGAGCGCGCGATCGCGGGCAGGCGGGGGAACCAGCGGGCGAGCGGGCGAGCGGGCCGGGACCGCGCGCCGTCCATTCCACTCGGGGGGCTGTGCGGAGGAGGAGCCGGCTCCCAGCTCCCGGCTCCAGGCGGCGGAAGCGGCGCCTCCAATCAGGCGGCGGGCTCGCGACCCTCGGCGTGCCCGGCCGGCGCTGCCCGCCCCGCGGACTGACTGACGCGCCGGCTCGCCCCCGCCCCCGCGCCCGCCCCCGCCTAGTCTCCCCGGGCTCGGGCTCAGCTCAGGCTCTGCTCGGCTGCACTGCTCTGCGCTCTGCTCTCGTCTTCTCCAGCCCTCGCCAGGCCCTCTCCCTGCCCGCAGCGGCTCCTCGGCTGCGCGGCGGCGGCCCGCTCGACATCTGCAAACGACCACagaggcggcggcggcggcggcggcaccGAGGATGAAGTGCAAACCAAACCAGACGCGGACCTACGACCCCGAGGGCTTCAAGAAGCGCGCCGCGTGCCTGTGCTTCCGCAGCGAGCGCGAGGACGAGGTGCTGTTGGTGAGCAGCAGCCGCTACCCCGACCGCTGGATCGTGCCCGGAGGGGGCATGGAGCCCGAGGAGGAGCCGGACGGAGCGGCGGTGCGCGAGGTGTACGAGGAGGCGGGAGTCAAGGGGAAGTTGGGCCGGCTGCTGGGGGTCTTCGAGCAGAACCAAGATCGCAAGCACCGGACCTACGTGTTCGTGCTCACCGTCACCGAGCTGCTGGAGGATTGGGAAGACTCGGTCAGCattggcaggaagagagagtggttCAAGATTGAAGATGCCATCAAGGTCCTTCAGTGCCACAAGCCCGTGCATGCCGAGTACCTGGAGAAACTGAAGCTGGGCGGCACCCCCACTAATGGAAACCCGGCCGCCCCGTCCCTGCCTGAGAGCGAGCCCTAGTATGTACCGCTCCCGCCCGCCCGGACTCCTGCCTGTCGCCTCCCCGCACttgcctcctgcctgcctgcctgcctgcccgcccGCCTGCCTGCCAGGAGAGCACCTCTCCTGCCCTGTGCGCCCGCACGGGCAGGAGGGAggcttcttttgtttccttggcaggcagacctctgaatCACGCTTGCAAACTGTCTCGGTTGCCAGGCGCTGTTTGCAGACAATTTGCACGTTTTTCAGATGCTTTTCTAATCGCTTCTTGGTGACACTGTAAAAATCTTGTGGTCAGCCAGAGCTGCATGGGATTTCGTGAAAGGTGCCTTAGCTGCTTGCCCTGCTCTTCATGGagggtgtgtgtgcttgtgtgtgtgtgtgtgtgtgtgtgtgtgtgtgtgtgtgtgtgtgtgtgtgtgtgtgtgtgtgtgtgtgtgtgtgtgtgtatacgcgcGTGCTTGCGTGCCTGTCTGCCCtgtgatgtttttgtttggatggtgattttttttcctttaaacaccCTTTACATGTTTGTGCGTGAGTGTGCGTGCGCACTTTTGATGTCAGGCTTGTGGTCTGTTAGTGGAGGCCTTTAGAGTCCTACCAGTTGGCAGggagggggcgggggagggggcatatttttatgctttttttccttgtttctcaTTCACAGGTTTGGTTCTTGGCAGTGAGCCATTCTTGGTAGACATTAACTCCGCTGATTtgattgaaattaaaataaaaaaaattggagacTTCCCACCTTTCCTTTCTGTGTAGAGTACTTTTCGCACCCAAAACGTCATCTAATATGCCCACGACAGGAACTTCCTGTATTTTCATATGACcaaaaaccatttttattttcaagaaaattttaCACTTGATAATTTTTCACTACTGGACATATTAATTTACAATACCCTGATAAACCAGGTATTCCTAGAGACATATGAGATACTTTTTATCAGGATTACTGTTTATACATAGTTTTAGCCTGCTTATCCAGTAGTTTCTGACTCCCCTTCTGgatactctttttttaaatctgcttttCTCACTGTCCGTTCATTTTGAAAGAAAGTAAGCTATACTTGAATTTAGTAACTTCCCAGTTTAAACTCCctggctcccaggagtgcaggaaTGAAATCTTTTATGGTGATAGCATATCTGCAATCATTCAGAGCATTTATATTCTTGCTGCTCAGCTGTTAACATGGTTCTCAAACTGTAAAGACTCGTGAACCTGAGTAAAGGTTTCATTTCTTACAGTAAACCTTTTGGTTGCTGCATTGTTGCTGTTATCTTTATTCTTGTTTGGAATAAGGAGCCACCTCTAAAGTATGTCAAGCTCTCTTCTGAGGTCCCCTGCCATGTCTATTTAGGTATCtagaaaaccttttaaaaagatcGTATCAAGACTGGAAACACGGGCATTTTTAAGAAACATCTTGGATGAGAACAACGAATatacttgaaaaaataaaaaataatgaccatgtaaaaagaactaaaaatcaCTTGAGTTAGAGCTATTTacttttttaacttattttgaaaaaatttcatagactatattttgatcatgcttTTTCCCCTGCCTCAATCTCTCCCAGGtgctcctcccacccccaacccacactcaactctgtgttctttcttgcttgctcagaaaccaaggaaacaaataaaaaccacaaaaagacaaagaccaaatcaacaaaataaaagctcACAAAATAACCTGTTCTATGTTGGTCAACTTATTCCTGAGCATCAGGTCTAAGTTAGAGTTGGGTTGATAGAGCTAGTGTGACTCCACTAGAGAAAACTGATTGTTTCTCTCTCCTAGCAAGTAGCAATTGCAAAGagcttcttggttagaggtgGGGGTTTGTGCCCACTCCCctttctccatgctgggattctgTCTGGGTTGAAATTGTACAGGCCTTGTACATTCTGCCACAGGCTCTATGAGCTCATATGTACTTCAATCCTGTTGTGTGTGGAAGATGCTATTTCGTTGATGTCCTATACAAGTTACAACTTTTACAATATTTCTGTTGCCTCCTGGTCcccatagatccctgagccttgaggaagGAGGGGGGTTTAATAAATATATCCCATTTATTTCTCAAATTACATTTTGAAACAAAACTTTAATGAGGCATCTCTATTTAAAATTTCACTAAGGTACAAATCAATGTGTGAATCAGTTTGCACTTCATGAACACATGAGGAATATCTGTCTGCAGCTCCTGAAACTCATACTTTCTGTCTCTACCACTAAAGCCATTGTATTTGTCTTCATCACTATACTAGGCTCCTTCTATCTTTTAATACCAGAGATCATTTTGGTCTTGAACCCTATGTGAACTGGTTCTTAGTGCCtttttgtgtgatttgtgttCAGAGCATTCAAATGTCTTTTTCCATTTGGTTCTAGTTATTTCAGAGTTAATACTGTTTTAAGCTTCTAAAAGTGGAGTCCTTGCATTTTCTGAAGAACTGTGCTTTCCATTTATGAAAAATTTTacttcatatttaaattttaaccttaattttcaaaatatcctTTGATCTCTT from Cricetulus griseus strain 17A/GY chromosome X, alternate assembly CriGri-PICRH-1.0, whole genome shotgun sequence encodes the following:
- the LOC113837737 gene encoding diphosphoinositol polyphosphate phosphohydrolase 3-alpha: MKCKPNQTRTYDPEGFKKRAACLCFRSEREDEVLLVSSSRYPDRWIVPGGGMEPEEEPDGAAVREVYEEAGVKGKLGRLLGVFEQNQDRKHRTYVFVLTVTELLEDWEDSVSIGRKREWFKIEDAIKVLQCHKPVHAEYLEKLKLGGTPTNGNPAAPSLPESEP